Below is a genomic region from Sulfitobacter sp. OXR-159.
AGCCCGCGCGTTGCGCAGCGCAAGTTCCAGCAGTTTGCGCTTTTGCGGCGGCAGGTCGCCGGGGCTGACCTCAAGCAAGCGCAGCGCCCCGGTAAGCGCGGTCAGCGGTGTCTTCATCTCGTGGCTGACCGTGGCGATAAGCTGATCCTTGGCGCGCTCAAATTCGCGCTGTTCGCTGACATCGCGCACCACGCCAAGATAGCCCAGATGCTCGCCGCGATCGGTCTCGACCTTGGCGGTGGCGACTTGGCCTTCGAAGGTCGAGCCATCGGCGCGACGGCAGGCAACGGAAAACGCGCCCTGCGTGCTGGCCGTGCTGGCATTTGTCAGCTCTTCGCCCATGCGCTCATAGCTGCCGAGGGTCTCATAGAGAACGGCCGTCTGCCGCCCCAAAAGCGCGTCGGGGGCATAGCCGAACAGGGTTTCGACCGCCGGGTTCACCAGCGCCACACGGCGGTTGGGGTCGGCCATGATGATGGCCTCGGGCACGGCATCCACCATTGCCTTGAGCAGCCCGCGCTGTTCGCGCAGCGCGCGGCGTTCGGATTGCAGGGACAGTTCGCTGCTCAGCCACCGGGCGAGGAATTGGACGAATTGGATCTGCGCCTTGCTGAACGGGGCCGGGCGCGGGGCGGTGCTGGAAAAGTTCAACGTCCCAAACAGCGTGTCCCCGGTTTTCAGCGGCGCCCCGATATAGCTTTCCAGACCGAAATTCTCATAACACGGATGGGTCGAAATCTCTTGCTGACCGGCGTGGTAGAAAGAGGTCACATCGGCATTGGCAAGTGTGTGCAGGCAATAGGTGCCATTGATGTCAAAGGTGCTGCCGGGGGCAGGCGCCCAGTCAGGGCCGTGGACATAGACACATTCGTAAACCGGATGATCCACGCGAGAGACGATGCCGAGTTCAAGACCAAGCGCCTCTGTGCCCAGTTGCAAGAGCTTGGCGATTTTGTCTTCGACGGAAAGATCAGGCTCGACAGCAAGCATATAGAGTTGCCGCAGCGGATCATCGAAATCCGCCAAAGCGTTGTAAAAGTCGTTCATCATTGCCTCTGTCGTAGTCTTTGCACCTGACTTGGCGAGAAGGCAGATGTTTGACCCAAGGTATCCCCCTCACGCTCTGCTGCCAATGCCGCAGCGGGTAAATTGGGGCAAGAATGGGGCTTTTCGCCCCGCTAATGCAGATAATTGTGGAGTGTCGGACGGGAGAGGGCGGCCAAGCGCGGCAACTCCTGCCTCAAGAGGGCAGAAACCGGTGACCTTTGCAAAGCGGTGGTCATCGCCGTTTCTATGGCTATGGTACCGCCAACGAGGGTCGCCAAAGGGGAGAGTTGACCATGCGATTGATGCGATACGGGGCGCGTGACGGGGCAAAAACGCCGGTGGTGCTGGATGCGGCAGGGCAGGCGCGGGATGTGAGCAGCCTTGTGCCAGACTTCACGCCCGAGACCATTCCGACATTGCGCAAGATATTGGATGGCGTCGATCTGGAAGGTCTGCCGCTGGTCGAAACCCAAGGCCAGCGTATCGCTGCACCGGTCAGCCAGCCGCGCAACATTTGGGGCGTGGGGTTGAACTATTCCGACCATGCGGCGGAATCGGGCATGGACGTGCCGACCGAGCCGATCCTGTTCACCAAGGCCAGCCGCACCTATTGCGGGCCGAATGATCCGCTCCTTTACTCCAAAGAGATGAGCAAACTCGACTGGGAGGTCGAGTTGGGCGTGGTGATCGGACATACCGCATTGAACGTCAGCCGTGATCAAGCGCTGGACCATGTGCTGGGCTATTGCGTCGTCAATGACGTGTCGGAACGCGCTTGGCAGGCCGAACGGGGCGGGCAATGGGTCAAGGGGAAGAGCTTTCCCAACTTTTGCCCCACAGGGCCGGTTTTGGTGACGGGCGATGAGGTGGGCGATCCCGGCAAACTGTCGCTCTGGGCCGAGATCAATGGCGAACGTCTGCAAAACGGCACGACCGAGAAGATGGTTTTTGATGTGGCGACGATCGTTTCCTACATGTCCGAATTCATCCAGCTAGAGCCCGGCGATCTGATCTGCACGGGCACCCCACCGGGCGTGGGCATGGGGTTCAAACCGCCACGCTACCTTAGCCCCGGCGACCGGGTTCGGCTAAGCGTCCAAGGGTTGGGCGAGCAAGAGCAGGTGGTGGAGCGGCTGCCCGTGCGTTGAAGGGGCCAGCCGCCACGGGTGCCACCGGCGAGGGCGATGGCGGGTGACAGGATCGGGTGTCTAGGCGACCTCGGCCTCGCGCGCTTCGGCGGCGGCGACAGCGATGGCGGGGCGCAGGGGCAGGGTCAGCAAAAAGCTGCTGCCCTTGCCCATGATGCTGGTGGCGACAAGGCTGCCGCCATGGGCAGTGGCGATATCGCGTGAAATCGCTAGGCCCAGCCCGGTGCCGCCAAAGCGGCGGGTGGCGGTGGAATCGACCTGATGGAAGGGCTCGAAGACGCGCTCCAACTCGTTTTCCGGGATGCCGATGCCTGAATCCGTAACGCGGAATTCAACCACTTCCCCGCGGATGCGACAGGTCAGCGAAATGGTGCCTTGGTCCGAGAATTTCGTCGCGTTGCTTAGCAGATTGATCAACACCTGCTGGATGCGTTTTCCATCCGCCAGCATCACGCCGGTTGCCGATTTCACGTTTAGCTCCAGCCCCTTGTCTTCGATCATCGGGCGTAGCTGATCGGCGGTAGGGGTGACGATATCGTCGATCTGCACTGGTTCCATCGCGATCGAAAGGCTGCCTGCGTCGATCTTGGCAAAATCGAGCACCTCGTTGATTAGGGTCAGCAGGTGATTGCCCGAACGCTCTACCGTTTGCATGATATCGCTCAGTTTGCCCATCGTGGCGGACAGTTTGGGCGCCAGCGTTTCACGGGTCTTGGGGTCAGCCTCAATAGCGGTACGAAGATCGCGCGCTGCCGGGGTGCGGTCGAAATGCCGCGCAAGGCGGACATGGCCCAAGATGACCGTCAGCGGTGTGCGCAACTCATGGCTCAGCACGCCCATGAAGTCGGTCTTGGCCTTGTTCGCGTCTTCGGCGGTCAGCAGCGCCTTTTTCAGATCGGTCACGTCAATGCGCAAACCCACGACGCTGCCGTCCTCCATCCGCCGGTCCGAGGTGCGGATGATGCGGCCATCGGGCATGCGCTGTTCGGTTTCAAATGCGCCGTTCTCACGTTTCTCCAGCCAAACGCGAATCCATTCCTCTTCCTTGCCGACGGCATCGGGCACGATCCCACGGCGGATGCTGTCACGGACAATCTTTTCATAGGATGATCCGGGCTTCACCACCTCGCTATAGTCGTGGATCTCGCGGTATTTTTCATTGCAAAGCACCAAAATGCCCTTGGCGTCATACATGACAAAACCATGGTCCAAAGCCTCGACGCCCGTGCGCAGACGTTCTTCGGCGAGTTTGCGGTTCTCTGCCAAGCCGATGATATACCAGGCAAAAATGGTGACCCCTAGGGCGCCTTGCAGGCGCAAAATCCAGTTCAGCCAGAAGTCTGGACGATGCTCTGGCCAGCCGCCTTTGACGGTTGCGGCCAATTGCCAAGCGCCGAAAGCAAAGTTGAAGTCGAGCTCGATGGGGTCGATCAAAGTCAACTCGGGGTCGCCGATGATCGTCTGTTCGATCTCTCCCTCGGGGGTCAGC
It encodes:
- a CDS encoding ATP-binding protein, with amino-acid sequence MEKMRNALSQRAKRIIVLVVLCGVVLGFGHRIETLSYQTYMQNLELDTTLELIEVREQIRADIFDQILKLRELATVISENPTITQSEFSARAAEFMAENPDVINLAVAPDLVVTIVHPYEANRGVLGLDYRQNAAQLPKVEETLRTGEGLVTGPVDLVQGGRGLILRHPIFDSTSTAAAPNEPWGILSMVVDYDALVTQLRIPELTEKYDLAIRELTPEGEIEQTIIGDPELTLIDPIELDFNFAFGAWQLAATVKGGWPEHRPDFWLNWILRLQGALGVTIFAWYIIGLAENRKLAEERLRTGVEALDHGFVMYDAKGILVLCNEKYREIHDYSEVVKPGSSYEKIVRDSIRRGIVPDAVGKEEEWIRVWLEKRENGAFETEQRMPDGRIIRTSDRRMEDGSVVGLRIDVTDLKKALLTAEDANKAKTDFMGVLSHELRTPLTVILGHVRLARHFDRTPAARDLRTAIEADPKTRETLAPKLSATMGKLSDIMQTVERSGNHLLTLINEVLDFAKIDAGSLSIAMEPVQIDDIVTPTADQLRPMIEDKGLELNVKSATGVMLADGKRIQQVLINLLSNATKFSDQGTISLTCRIRGEVVEFRVTDSGIGIPENELERVFEPFHQVDSTATRRFGGTGLGLAISRDIATAHGGSLVATSIMGKGSSFLLTLPLRPAIAVAAAEAREAEVA
- a CDS encoding ATP-binding protein; protein product: MNDFYNALADFDDPLRQLYMLAVEPDLSVEDKIAKLLQLGTEALGLELGIVSRVDHPVYECVYVHGPDWAPAPGSTFDINGTYCLHTLANADVTSFYHAGQQEISTHPCYENFGLESYIGAPLKTGDTLFGTLNFSSTAPRPAPFSKAQIQFVQFLARWLSSELSLQSERRALREQRGLLKAMVDAVPEAIIMADPNRRVALVNPAVETLFGYAPDALLGRQTAVLYETLGSYERMGEELTNASTASTQGAFSVACRRADGSTFEGQVATAKVETDRGEHLGYLGVVRDVSEQREFERAKDQLIATVSHEMKTPLTALTGALRLLEVSPGDLPPQKRKLLELALRNARAIDQMVGDILDVETLRRPDQSGFSERPLAPLLAQASETLVAYAKERGVGLEMTPSEAPAPLLRLHEGRLMRLLSNLLSNAIKASDEGGTVQLGLSEDGTGFWVKDHGSGLPLELQPVLFDRFSRGSSYRVEEGHGLGMSIVKAIVDQHLGEIRFETAEGEGTTFFVDFPTLKGRPDAVAVS
- a CDS encoding fumarylacetoacetate hydrolase family protein, translating into MRLMRYGARDGAKTPVVLDAAGQARDVSSLVPDFTPETIPTLRKILDGVDLEGLPLVETQGQRIAAPVSQPRNIWGVGLNYSDHAAESGMDVPTEPILFTKASRTYCGPNDPLLYSKEMSKLDWEVELGVVIGHTALNVSRDQALDHVLGYCVVNDVSERAWQAERGGQWVKGKSFPNFCPTGPVLVTGDEVGDPGKLSLWAEINGERLQNGTTEKMVFDVATIVSYMSEFIQLEPGDLICTGTPPGVGMGFKPPRYLSPGDRVRLSVQGLGEQEQVVERLPVR